The Helianthus annuus cultivar XRQ/B chromosome 11, HanXRQr2.0-SUNRISE, whole genome shotgun sequence region CTCACCTGAGATAACTCATCGACATCCCACCAaggtaatgacataatgtcatataaTCGTTTAAAGTACTGGACACCAAATTCTCTTCTGACTGCATAGGCATTGACCTGAGGAAGAAAACCCTAACTGATGATATCGCCAAGAGAAATAGATCTATCACGTTGAAAAAACTTCAAAGGCCTCTTGAACTTTCTTTCATGACCGTCTTTAAACCATTTTGAATGATCTTCTTTCTCAACATTTGATTGATTTACTTGTTCAGCTTCTTTTCTCAAACACTCGAACACATTTTCATTtactgcttcagtcaccttttgaCGTAACTCATCTCCGTTTTCAGCTGCAAAAAACTCCATCAACGTTGGAAGTTTTGATGTATCTTCAGGGACATCCTCATTATCAGAACAGTCCTCTACTTCAACCCTATCGTACTGATCTGCATCCTCAACATAGTTATACTTGTAATCTTtctgtttattgatatcaaaagaTTCCAGATCAGCTTCAAGATCAATTGGATTCTCAGGGTTTACATCATTTAACATCTCCCTATACACATCTAGACATAAGAACAGGGGTTCGTGATGCTCTACAATCTGATTCTTGCTCGACTCCCCCTTTCCCCCAGCTTCACCACTTTCCTCATTTACTGTGTCGTTCAGcagatcttcaacgactttttctttTGCAGCTTCAGTAACTCTCACACCTGAACCTCctgcagcatcatcatcatcatcaccttttgaactgtgactgcttgcagaataaacaaactcttcctcatcatcatcttcatcatcctcttcttcttcgcCACCAATTAACTTTGGCGATTGAATTTCTTCTTCAGTTATACACGGAACTGAGGATATAGGCACTGGATTATCTACCACCATTGAAGGCACAATAGACATTACAGAACTTCCTTCAACAGctttacctttttctttcatTTGCCTTTCAACTTCTGCTTTACGTTCAGCACGAAGATCTTCTAACTTCAATTCTTCATACTTTTGTTCCACAGACGTCTTCAACATACTTTCCACAACCCTATTCAGCATGTAAAACTTATGTTCATGTagtgctttagcagccataaGTTCTTTGTTTTTCAGcttatagtactcgttctcaCTTTCCCGACGACTCTTCTCCTCTTCTAACTCAGACACTTGAACTTTCAAAACATCAATTTCTGTCTGATCAACTTCAATCTTTAATTCcaacactttgttttcaccttcTGATCTCTGCACTTTTCCAGCAAGAGACTTTTCTCTTTCAAAAATTCTTTTACATTCATCTACCCACTTTTTGTTTTCTGCTATCACCtcatcaattctcttttccaacttcaagacttgagaattgtttgcaaaatcaaaatcaacatcTAGCAGATTATCATACGGTATTGCAAGACCTCTACTTGAAGAACCATGTTGTATTTGAGCAAGAGGAGGTgtaccaaaaagattttgtgaagAATAATATTGTTGatgtggaggtggtgatggtggaaacagaggagatggttgtcgttgtggagtaggttgtctgggtggtgttcAATGTGATGGTGGAGTAGGTTGTTTTGGTgattgttgtggtgttggttgtctAGGTGGTGATTGAtgtattggagattgtggaggtgttTGTTGACGTGGAGGTGTTGATTGTGTATGCATGATCTTTTGAGGACGCTTTAATACTTTTATCTTTGGAGTAGCCTTCTTTCTACCTCCAGCTTTCTTTTTACTCTTAGGAGTAGATTGAGATGCAGAAATATGTTCTGGAGACGGTTCATATggtgcatcttctttctcttctctccTCCTCTTTCTGAGTAACTTCTCTTTTTGTATTTCCTCTCTCATTCGCTTTTCACGTTCTAGTGCATCAACTACCTCAAACACAGACCCACTAGATgaactagtagtgtctttatcaacatCGTCGCCTTCAACATTATctatcactttctctttctcCTTTTGAACCTCAGAAGTAACTTGCCTATCAACAAAAACTGCTTCTGTTGTGAACGAATCAGTTTCAATTTCAATATGTGCTACACTAGCCAcctcttgttccttttcaatgtTCACCTCAGGAACTTCTTTTTCAGACTCATCTATTAGCATAGTTTCAGccttcttcttttgtttctttcttgGCTTTGACGAAGAACCTTCACCTTCGACTACCGGAGATACAAGTCTACGTCTGCGCCCAGACTCCTTCACAAACCACTCATTCTTGATTGGTTTGAAACCCTGAATTATCTTCAACTCTGCAGCATACaatgcttctttcatttcttcttcatttctCCAGTTTTGATGGTTTTTTGGATCAGGATCCACATAACTTGCATCTTTAAGTAAACCAAAGTTTTCAATCACCAACTCCGGTTCTGGATGATGAGGATGGTACTTGATCAAGTTCTTCAATGAGATGTTAGACATATGTGCTTGAAAAAGAAGATCATCTTTAATATGTCTGTCAATACCAGGATAAGCACGATCTATCATCATTTGAACAAAGCGTGGATACCTCCAAACTCTAATATCCGACGCTAGATTTTCCACCATATAATGAAACACGATGTGTGAAAAGTTATATTTCTTGTTCAAGACCAAAGCAGTTAACATGTTCATTTGATAGTCCCTCATTTGATCATAACTTCCCTTTGTGTGACTCAGGGAAATCAGAATACAATGTATCAAAAACTTGAACGACTTCTGGAATTTAGACTTCAAGTAATTTCCAGTATTCAGCGTGCTTCTATATCCCAAACGCAGCATACATCCTTTCACCATTCTTTCAGGAAATCTTGTTGGATAATTGGCTTCATCAGGAAAACTCATAACTTCTCTAACCAATGCCTCGGTCACCAGAATAGTCTCTGTCTTTCCGTTCACTTCAACTTCTGCTGAAATCACTTTGTTTTCCTCGTTATACTTAGCACTGTTCCAGAATCTGCTGATATGTGATCGATACAATGGCCTCTGTTCTATCATCGCTTTCTTTACTGGTATCCGATCCATGTAACTCAGAATACTGCTGAATTCAGACAACAGAGGATATTTCTCCACATCTAAATCCACACAACTGTTGTGGACTGGATCGAACAACACATTCGTAGATGCCTGCACAACaacaaatacaaacacttagaaaaatttgaaCCTTTGAGAAACTGTCCTAAAAAGCGATCCATCATAGTGTCTTAAAAGCGATCCTAAAAAAAACAAAAGCGACCCACCCCTAGTTACATAAGCGGTTTAACCAAAAATGCCATAAAGGCGGCTCAACATTGTACAAAACAGCGGTTCATCTAAGCATGTATAAGCGGTTCATACCAAGTtcatatgagcgatccacatTAAGTTTCTAAAGGTGGTTCACACAGGTACACAAAAGCGAATCACAGATGTGTCATACAAGCGGGTCTAGAATATTACACATAGGCGGTCCAGAAACTGTACAAATGGGCGGTTCAAGAATATACCTTATGAGCGATTCAAGATAAGATCTATGAACGGTTCAAAATATTTGGCTGTAAAAGCGACCCACATATCAAAATCATGTAAAAACAACTTATACCCTAAAATTGATTCTATAAACAGATTCTACGAAGAAATCCGAACCTAAGGGTGTCTTTTGATTTTGTTATATTAGCCTGAATAACCCTAGATCTAGTATTGAACACACACAGATCCGACAACCTTCATCAAACGATCAAATTTCATCAATTAAAGCCTAACATCATACTCGCAATCATAAGACGACACTATTACACTCTCTGATTCACTCAAATTCAACAGTTAAACACTTCAATAGATGTTTTGAACATACATACATG contains the following coding sequences:
- the LOC110888075 gene encoding uncharacterized protein LOC110888075, with the translated sequence MVLQVELEKRIDEVIAENKKWVDECKRIFEREKSLAGKVQRSEGENKVLELKIEVDQTEIDVLKVQVSELEEEKSRRESENEYYKLKNKELMAAKALHEHKFYMLNRVVESMLKTSVEQKYEELKLEDLRAERKAEVERQMKEKGKAVEGSSVMSIVPSMVVDNPVPISSVPCITEEEIQSPKLIGGSGVRVTEAAKEKVVEDLLNDTVNEESGEAGGKGESSKNQIVEHHEPLFLCLDVYREMLNDVNPENPIDLEADLESFDINKQKDYKYNYVEDADQYDRVEVEDCSDNEDVPEDTSKLPTLMEFFAAENGDELRQKVTEAVNENVFECLRKEAEQVNQSNVEKEDHSKWFKDGHERKFKRPLKFFQRDRSISLGDIIS